Proteins encoded together in one Rhodospirillaceae bacterium window:
- a CDS encoding MFS transporter yields MNDRSYLRLVRDPGFAWMLLTQFLGALNDNIYRFVVSFFAIALASKQADGLDAATYLSVIAALFVAPYLLFSGYAGQLADRYPKRSVLIATKSLEVVSMSLGFVAFILGDLNLMMVVMFLMALQSTFFSPAKYACLPELLPDRDLSRGNALIEMSTFLAIIIGTWAGGQLFESVGDQPATLGLVVLGIAIIGTLASFGIGRTPHPVVQAPFQLNPLAGIDTGMAELFANRRLWLTVLGISWFWFLGALLQISIPLYGTQVLGLGEGATGTLWAAVAIGIGIGSMAAGRLSGHKVELGLVPIGSVGMGLCAMLLVTADSTGGAIFCFGLLGFFGGFFVVPLNAMLQQKSAADSRGRIIAANNVLNFIAILLAAGANYLFGSLLAFRPDEVIFAGGILSFLVTGYIFFLLPDFFIRFVLWLFTHSIYRIRIEGAENVPLNGPALLVCNHLSFVDGLLVGSCVQRFVRFMVYAPFFGIPGLGRFLKTMRAIPTGGGKVLEPIKRARAELQGGHVVCIFAEGAISRTGNMLPFKRGFERIIDGIETPVIPVHLDQVWGSIFSFKDGKFFWKWPSRLFYPVTITFGKPLPSTTKAWQVRQKLLELGGDAFRVRRKKDDLVVNRFMQSAKKRWFRMALADSLGRELTFGQALTGSRLLGRWFARERAADKMVGVLLPSSVAGALVNMGLMLAGKVPVNLNFTIGAEAMDSAIRQCGIKSIVTARAFLTKAKLEERPEMIFVEELLAKQGKVAQLVMYVATLLTPTSLLLRFAGPKGQSVDDLCTIMFSSGSTGEPKGVMLSQHNVVSNLEAIAQILWVQKEDRVIGVLPFFHSFGFTGTLCLPLVIGIGAVYHANPLDAKTIGGLIRKYKATILISTPTFCQAYLRICPAEDFASLKHVVVGAERLRPDLAAAFKEKFGLDMLEGYGATEMGPVVSVNVPNVIEAGESQTGHKPGTVGHPVPGVAARIVDPETLADLKEGEEGLLLLKGPGRMVGYLNNPEKTAEVIKDGWYVTGDIAVLDEDGFIRITDRLSRFSKIGGEMVPHLKVEEAMLQIPGINGANVTAVPDAAKGERLVGFYVADESMAPELVWQGLNGSGLPKIWVPKAADMHRIEELPVLGTGKTDLKRLKAMALTLGAP; encoded by the coding sequence ATGAACGATCGGTCCTATCTGCGCCTGGTGCGCGATCCCGGCTTTGCCTGGATGCTGCTGACCCAGTTCCTGGGGGCGCTCAACGACAATATCTATCGCTTCGTGGTGAGCTTCTTTGCGATCGCGCTGGCGTCAAAGCAGGCGGATGGGTTGGATGCCGCCACCTATCTCTCGGTCATCGCGGCCCTGTTCGTGGCGCCCTATCTGCTCTTTTCAGGCTATGCCGGCCAGTTGGCCGACCGGTATCCCAAGCGATCGGTGTTGATCGCCACCAAGAGCCTCGAAGTCGTGTCGATGTCGTTGGGCTTCGTCGCCTTCATCCTTGGCGATCTCAACCTGATGATGGTGGTCATGTTCCTCATGGCCCTGCAGTCGACTTTCTTCAGTCCGGCGAAATATGCCTGCCTGCCCGAACTGCTGCCGGACAGGGACCTCTCGCGCGGCAATGCGCTCATCGAGATGAGCACGTTCCTCGCCATCATTATCGGCACCTGGGCGGGCGGTCAGTTATTTGAATCGGTGGGCGACCAACCGGCGACCCTGGGGCTGGTCGTGCTGGGCATCGCCATCATCGGGACGCTGGCCAGCTTCGGCATCGGGCGCACGCCCCATCCCGTGGTGCAGGCGCCGTTCCAACTCAACCCCCTGGCCGGCATCGATACCGGCATGGCGGAGTTATTCGCCAATCGGCGGTTGTGGCTGACAGTGCTCGGCATTTCCTGGTTCTGGTTCCTGGGCGCCTTGCTGCAGATCTCCATCCCGCTCTATGGCACGCAGGTACTGGGTCTGGGCGAGGGTGCGACGGGGACATTGTGGGCGGCGGTTGCCATCGGCATCGGTATCGGCAGCATGGCGGCGGGGCGCCTCTCGGGCCACAAGGTGGAACTCGGCCTGGTGCCGATCGGTTCGGTCGGCATGGGGCTTTGCGCCATGTTGCTGGTGACGGCCGACAGCACCGGCGGGGCCATCTTCTGCTTTGGCCTGCTGGGTTTCTTCGGCGGCTTCTTCGTGGTGCCGCTCAACGCGATGCTGCAGCAGAAATCGGCCGCGGATTCGCGCGGCCGCATCATCGCCGCCAACAATGTGCTCAACTTCATCGCCATCCTGCTCGCGGCCGGCGCCAATTATCTGTTCGGCAGCCTGCTTGCCTTCCGGCCGGATGAGGTGATCTTCGCCGGCGGCATCCTCAGTTTCCTGGTGACCGGCTATATTTTCTTCCTGCTGCCGGATTTCTTCATCCGCTTCGTGCTGTGGCTGTTTACCCATTCGATCTATCGCATCCGCATAGAGGGCGCCGAGAATGTGCCGCTCAACGGGCCGGCGCTCTTGGTGTGCAATCATCTCTCCTTCGTCGATGGGTTGCTGGTCGGGTCCTGCGTGCAGCGCTTCGTGCGCTTCATGGTCTATGCGCCGTTCTTCGGCATTCCGGGGCTTGGCCGCTTCCTCAAGACGATGCGCGCCATCCCCACCGGCGGCGGCAAGGTGCTGGAGCCGATCAAGAGGGCGCGGGCCGAACTCCAGGGCGGGCATGTGGTGTGCATCTTCGCCGAGGGCGCCATCAGCCGCACCGGCAACATGCTGCCTTTCAAGCGCGGTTTCGAACGCATCATCGACGGGATCGAGACACCCGTGATCCCGGTCCATCTCGACCAGGTCTGGGGGTCGATCTTCAGCTTCAAGGACGGCAAATTCTTCTGGAAATGGCCGAGCCGCCTGTTCTATCCGGTCACGATCACCTTCGGGAAGCCGCTGCCTTCGACGACGAAGGCCTGGCAGGTGCGCCAGAAACTGTTGGAGCTGGGCGGCGATGCGTTCCGCGTGCGCCGCAAGAAGGACGACCTGGTCGTCAACCGCTTCATGCAATCGGCGAAGAAGCGCTGGTTCCGCATGGCGCTGGCGGATTCGCTGGGCCGGGAGCTGACCTTCGGCCAGGCGCTGACGGGATCAAGGCTGCTGGGGCGCTGGTTCGCGCGCGAGCGGGCGGCCGACAAGATGGTGGGTGTGCTGCTGCCAAGCTCGGTCGCGGGTGCCCTGGTCAATATGGGCTTGATGCTGGCCGGCAAGGTACCGGTCAACCTCAACTTCACCATCGGCGCCGAGGCGATGGATTCCGCCATCAGGCAATGCGGCATCAAGTCGATCGTGACGGCGCGCGCCTTCCTCACCAAGGCGAAGCTTGAGGAACGGCCGGAGATGATCTTCGTCGAGGAGCTGCTGGCCAAGCAAGGCAAGGTCGCGCAGCTTGTCATGTATGTGGCGACGCTGCTGACGCCCACATCGCTGCTGCTGCGCTTTGCCGGACCCAAGGGGCAATCGGTCGATGATCTCTGCACCATCATGTTCAGTTCGGGTTCCACGGGAGAGCCCAAGGGCGTCATGCTCTCGCAGCACAATGTGGTCTCGAACCTCGAGGCCATCGCGCAGATCCTGTGGGTGCAGAAGGAGGACCGGGTGATCGGCGTGCTGCCGTTCTTCCATTCCTTCGGCTTCACGGGGACGCTGTGCCTGCCGCTGGTGATCGGCATCGGTGCCGTCTATCACGCCAATCCGCTGGATGCGAAGACGATCGGCGGCCTCATCCGCAAGTACAAGGCGACGATCCTCATTTCGACGCCGACCTTCTGCCAGGCTTACTTGCGCATCTGCCCGGCGGAGGATTTCGCGAGCCTCAAGCATGTGGTGGTGGGGGCGGAACGGCTGCGGCCGGATCTCGCCGCTGCCTTCAAGGAGAAGTTCGGCCTCGACATGCTGGAAGGGTATGGTGCTACGGAGATGGGGCCGGTCGTGTCGGTCAACGTGCCCAATGTGATCGAGGCGGGGGAGAGCCAGACCGGCCACAAGCCGGGCACGGTCGGCCACCCGGTGCCGGGTGTGGCCGCGCGCATCGTCGACCCAGAGACACTTGCCGACCTCAAGGAAGGCGAGGAGGGATTGCTGCTGCTGAAGGGCCCCGGCCGCATGGTCGGCTATCTCAACAATCCGGAGAAGACCGCCGAGGTGATCAAGGATGGCTGGTATGTGACCGGCGATATCGCGGTCCTCGACGAGGACGGCTTCATCCGCATCACCGACCGGCTGTCGCGTTTTTCGAAGATCGGCGGCGAGATGGTGCCGCATCTCAAGGTCGAGGAGGCGATGCTGCAGATTCCCGGCATCAACGGCGCCAATGTGACGGCGGTGCCGGATGCGGCGAAGGGCGAGCGGCTGGTCGGCTTCTATGTGGCCGATGAGAGCATGGCGCCGGAACTGGTCTGGCAGGGGCTCAACGGTTCGGGCTTGCCGAAGATCTGGGTGCCGAAGGCTGCCGACATGCACCGGATCGAGGAGCTGCCGGTGCTGGGAACCGGCAAAACCGACCTCAAGCGGTTGAAGGCGATGGCGCTAACGCTTGGTGCCCCATAG
- a CDS encoding FAD-dependent oxidoreductase: MTASTARLFQPLDIRGCRIKNRIFSTGHDTTMPTHGVPNAPLVAYHKARAEGGAGLIIMQVAGVHETARYTSHLIMATTDDCIPGYQAVVDACKPYGTKIFGQLFHPGREIMESQDGTAPVAYAPSAVPNERFHVMPRPMSRRMIKEIVAGYADAAYRLRRGGLDGVEIVASHGYLPAQFLNERTNRRTDEYGGSFENRLRFIREVAEAIRAKVGSEMIVGLRISGDDHDHDGLQESESLAAIIALDGVMDFFNVIAGSSASFGGAVHIAPPMAIANGYVAPFAAAVKAKVKAAVFVAGRINQPQDAEKILSSGAADMIGMTRAMICDPDMPRKAEAGKLDDIRACIGCNQACIGHFQLGLPISCIQHPETGRELTYGTRKPLLKKKKILIAGGGPGGMKAAAVASERGHEVILCEAGDRLGGQALLAQMLPSRAEFGGIITNLTREVQLGGAEVRTRAKVTRALIEAEKPDAVIIATGARPRSAVTAGIEGVEGDHVVSAWAALRDEVNIGSSVIIADWRCDWIGMGLAEKLARAGCRVRLCVDGYMAGQRIHQYVRDHWVGELHKLNVEIIPYARLYGVDGDTAYFQHVTSNEPIIFEGVDTVVASLGHERQSELEDELADWTGELHVIGDCLTPRTAEEAVLEGLKATAEI, encoded by the coding sequence ATGACCGCCAGTACCGCCCGCCTGTTCCAGCCCCTCGACATCCGCGGCTGCCGCATCAAGAACCGGATATTCTCCACCGGCCACGACACCACGATGCCGACCCATGGGGTGCCGAATGCGCCGCTGGTCGCCTATCACAAGGCAAGGGCCGAGGGTGGGGCCGGCCTCATCATCATGCAGGTGGCGGGCGTCCATGAAACGGCACGCTACACCTCGCATCTCATCATGGCGACGACCGACGATTGCATCCCCGGCTACCAGGCCGTGGTCGATGCCTGCAAACCCTACGGCACCAAAATCTTCGGCCAACTCTTCCATCCCGGCCGCGAGATCATGGAGAGCCAGGACGGGACGGCACCCGTGGCCTATGCCCCCTCCGCCGTGCCCAACGAACGTTTCCACGTCATGCCGCGCCCGATGTCCAGGCGCATGATCAAGGAGATCGTCGCCGGTTACGCCGATGCCGCCTATCGCCTCCGCCGCGGTGGCCTCGACGGTGTCGAGATCGTGGCGAGCCACGGCTATCTCCCGGCCCAGTTCCTCAACGAACGCACCAACCGACGCACCGACGAATATGGCGGCAGCTTCGAGAACCGCCTGCGCTTCATCCGCGAGGTGGCCGAGGCGATCCGCGCCAAGGTCGGGTCGGAGATGATCGTCGGCCTGCGCATCAGCGGCGACGATCACGACCATGACGGGTTGCAGGAAAGCGAGAGCCTCGCTGCCATCATCGCCCTCGACGGTGTCATGGATTTCTTCAACGTCATCGCCGGCTCGTCGGCAAGCTTCGGCGGCGCTGTCCACATCGCCCCGCCGATGGCCATCGCCAACGGCTATGTGGCACCCTTCGCCGCCGCCGTGAAGGCCAAGGTGAAGGCTGCGGTCTTTGTGGCCGGCCGCATCAACCAGCCGCAGGATGCCGAGAAGATCCTGAGCTCCGGTGCCGCCGACATGATCGGCATGACCCGCGCCATGATCTGCGACCCCGACATGCCGCGGAAGGCCGAGGCCGGCAAGCTCGACGACATCCGCGCCTGCATCGGCTGCAACCAGGCCTGCATCGGCCATTTCCAGCTGGGCCTGCCGATCTCCTGCATCCAGCATCCCGAGACCGGCCGCGAACTCACCTACGGCACAAGGAAGCCGCTCCTCAAAAAGAAGAAAATCCTCATCGCCGGCGGCGGCCCCGGCGGCATGAAGGCCGCGGCTGTCGCTTCCGAGCGCGGGCACGAGGTCATCCTGTGCGAAGCCGGCGACCGTTTGGGCGGCCAGGCGTTGCTCGCACAGATGCTGCCTAGCCGCGCCGAATTCGGCGGCATCATCACCAATCTCACCCGCGAAGTGCAGCTGGGCGGCGCTGAAGTTCGGACCCGCGCGAAAGTCACCCGCGCGCTCATCGAGGCCGAGAAGCCGGATGCCGTCATCATCGCCACCGGCGCCAGGCCGCGCAGTGCAGTCACGGCGGGCATCGAAGGTGTCGAAGGTGACCATGTGGTCAGCGCCTGGGCCGCCTTGCGCGACGAGGTCAATATCGGCAGCTCCGTCATCATCGCCGATTGGCGCTGCGACTGGATCGGCATGGGCCTCGCCGAGAAGCTCGCCCGTGCTGGCTGCCGCGTGCGCCTCTGCGTCGACGGTTACATGGCCGGCCAGCGCATCCACCAATATGTCCGCGACCATTGGGTCGGCGAGTTGCACAAGCTTAATGTCGAGATCATTCCCTATGCGCGCCTATACGGCGTCGATGGTGACACGGCCTATTTCCAGCACGTCACCAGCAACGAGCCGATCATCTTCGAAGGCGTCGACACGGTGGTGGCCTCACTCGGCCACGAACGCCAGAGCGAGCTTGAGGATGAACTGGCCGACTGGACCGGCGAACTACATGTGATCGGCGACTGCCTGACCCCGCGCACGGCCGAGGAAGCCGTGCTTGAAGGGCTCAAGGCCACGGCGGAGATCTGA
- a CDS encoding AbrB family transcriptional regulator produces MQLPFSPEIRARILCLLLGTIGGFVFYLLHLPLPWMMGAMTFTTVAAVSGVRIALMPRVRMIFVAVLGIMLGSAFTPLIINHLQFWAISFAWLALYVIVTTYIVRIYYVRVAGYDPVTAYFAAAPGGLSEMIMAGSAFGGDEARISLAHGSRILVSVFVLSFAYRWFGGYAPPTTGITTHAVPIEWIDVLWLLGAGFVGYFGARLLRMPAHALVGPMIASAALHVLGVTASTPPAELIAIAQIVVGSMIGARFTGLPLRLVVRGIILAIGATSVLLAVAVGFGFIVEATADMPFGSALLAFAPGGLAEMSLIALALGVDSAYVSSHHVVRIFMIVVAAPLVFRLWGTKR; encoded by the coding sequence ATGCAGCTGCCCTTCTCGCCCGAAATACGCGCCCGCATCCTCTGCCTGTTGCTCGGCACGATCGGCGGTTTCGTGTTCTACCTGCTGCATCTGCCGCTCCCCTGGATGATGGGGGCCATGACCTTCACCACCGTGGCGGCGGTGTCCGGCGTCCGCATCGCGTTGATGCCGCGCGTGCGCATGATCTTTGTCGCCGTCCTCGGCATCATGCTGGGCAGCGCCTTTACCCCGCTCATCATTAACCACCTGCAGTTCTGGGCCATCAGCTTTGCCTGGCTGGCGCTCTATGTGATCGTCACGACCTATATCGTGCGCATCTATTACGTCCGCGTCGCCGGCTACGATCCCGTCACCGCCTATTTCGCGGCGGCCCCCGGCGGCCTTTCCGAAATGATCATGGCGGGCAGTGCGTTTGGCGGTGACGAGGCGCGCATTTCGCTGGCCCACGGCTCCCGCATCCTCGTCTCCGTCTTTGTCCTCTCCTTCGCCTATCGCTGGTTCGGCGGCTATGCGCCACCCACCACAGGCATCACCACACATGCCGTGCCGATCGAATGGATTGATGTGCTGTGGCTGCTCGGTGCCGGATTTGTGGGCTATTTCGGCGCGCGGCTCCTGCGCATGCCGGCCCATGCCCTGGTCGGGCCGATGATCGCCAGCGCCGCCCTCCATGTGCTGGGCGTCACCGCCTCGACCCCGCCCGCCGAACTCATCGCCATCGCCCAGATCGTGGTCGGCTCGATGATCGGCGCGCGCTTCACCGGCCTGCCGCTGCGCCTGGTCGTGCGCGGCATCATCCTCGCCATCGGCGCCACTTCTGTGCTGCTGGCGGTGGCCGTTGGCTTCGGCTTCATCGTCGAGGCCACGGCCGATATGCCCTTCGGCTCGGCCCTCCTCGCCTTCGCCCCCGGCGGCCTTGCGGAAATGAGCCTCATCGCCTTGGCGCTGGGCGTCGATTCCGCCTATGTCTCCAGCCACCACGTCGTGCGCATCTTCATGATCGTCGTGGCGGCCCCGCTCGTGTTTCGCCTATGGGGCACCAAGCGTTAG
- a CDS encoding adenylosuccinate lyase: MIPRYSRPEMTKIWDPENRFRIWFEIEAHACDALAELGVIPKEAAAEIWSKGKWEIDRIDEIERETKHDVIAFLTNLAEHVGPSARFVHQGMTSSDVLDTCLAVQLRQAADLLLDDLDRLLKALEKRAFEHKMTPTIGRSHGIHAEPTTFGLKLASHYAAFARAKQRLSASREDISTCAISGAVGTFANIDPRVEAHVARKMGLKVEPVSTQVIPRDRHAMFFAVLGVVASSVENLSIEVRHLQRSEVREAEEFFSPGQKGSSAMPHKRNPVLSENLTGLARVVRAAVNPALENVALWHERDISHSSVERVFGPDATITLDFALNRLVGLVEKWIIYPEAMQANLDRYSGLVHSQRVLLALTQAGMSREDSYQAVQRNAMKVWLEGKDFLTELKADAEVAKKMTPAEIEVCFDLDYHYKHVDDIFQRVFGRS; this comes from the coding sequence ATGATCCCGCGCTATTCCCGCCCCGAAATGACCAAGATCTGGGATCCCGAGAACCGATTCCGCATCTGGTTCGAGATCGAGGCGCATGCCTGCGATGCGCTGGCGGAACTGGGGGTCATTCCCAAGGAAGCCGCCGCCGAGATCTGGTCCAAGGGCAAATGGGAGATCGACCGCATCGACGAGATCGAGCGCGAGACCAAGCACGACGTGATCGCGTTCCTCACCAATTTGGCCGAGCATGTAGGCCCGTCGGCGCGCTTCGTCCATCAGGGCATGACATCGTCGGACGTGTTGGACACCTGCCTTGCCGTGCAGTTGCGCCAGGCGGCCGATCTGCTGCTCGACGATCTCGACCGGCTGCTGAAGGCGCTGGAGAAGCGCGCCTTTGAGCACAAGATGACGCCGACCATCGGGCGCAGCCACGGCATCCATGCCGAACCCACCACCTTCGGCCTGAAGCTAGCGTCGCATTACGCGGCCTTTGCCCGCGCCAAGCAGCGGCTCTCCGCGTCGCGCGAAGATATTTCGACCTGCGCCATCTCGGGTGCCGTCGGCACCTTTGCCAATATCGACCCCCGGGTCGAGGCGCATGTCGCGCGCAAGATGGGGCTGAAGGTCGAGCCGGTTTCGACCCAAGTCATTCCGCGCGACCGCCATGCCATGTTCTTTGCCGTGCTGGGTGTCGTCGCAAGCTCGGTCGAGAATCTCTCGATCGAGGTCAGGCACCTGCAGCGCTCGGAAGTGCGCGAGGCGGAGGAGTTCTTCTCGCCGGGGCAGAAGGGCTCCAGCGCCATGCCGCATAAGCGCAACCCGGTGCTTTCGGAGAACCTCACGGGCCTCGCCCGCGTCGTGCGCGCGGCGGTCAATCCGGCGTTGGAAAACGTTGCGCTGTGGCATGAGCGGGATATCAGCCATTCCTCGGTCGAGCGCGTATTCGGGCCGGATGCGACCATCACCCTAGATTTTGCGCTCAACCGCCTCGTGGGCCTGGTCGAGAAATGGATCATCTATCCGGAGGCGATGCAGGCCAATCTCGACCGCTATAGCGGCCTTGTCCATTCGCAGCGCGTGCTGCTGGCGCTGACACAGGCCGGAATGAGCCGCGAGGATTCCTACCAGGCGGTGCAGCGCAATGCGATGAAGGTGTGGCTGGAGGGGAAGGATTTCCTCACCGAACTCAAGGCCGATGCGGAAGTCGCCAAGAAGATGACGCCGGCAGAGATCGAGGTCTGTTTCGACCTCGATTATCATTACAAGCATGTCGATGACATCTTCCAGCGGGTCTTCGGCCGCTCTTGA